The nucleotide sequence CAGCAGTTTGGATCACATAAAAAAATAGCGGTCCGAAGACCGCTATTTTAGAAACAATTGAAATCGGACCACTTAAAATTAAAGTTAGCCAACTTTCAAAACAGCATCGCCTTTTTCCCAATTGCATGGGCATAGCTCACCGGTTTGAAGCGCATCAAGTACACGCAAGACTTCATCCACATTGCGGCCAACATCAAGTCCGTTCACGGATGCAAACTGGATGGTGCCATCCGGGTCAACGATGAATGTTGCGCGCAATGCAACGCCTGCTTCCTTATCAAGGATGCCCAGCGCGTTGCAAAGCTCGCGCTTGATGTCAGAGAGCATGGGGAATGGCAAATCCTTCAAATCAGCGTGGTGGGTACGCCATGCATGGTGCACAAATTCGCTGTCTGTGCTAACGCCATAGACCACTGCGTCACGTTCATTAAATTGCTTATTCAACTTGCCAAAAGCGGAAATTTCGGTTGGGCAAACGAATGTAAAATCCTTTGGCCAGAAGAACACGATTTTCCACTTACCCTTATCGGAAGCGTTGTTGAAATCCTTAAACGCGGTCTTAAGGTCGGTGCTCACAACACCTTTTAAATGGAATGTAGGAAATTTATCACCAACGGTAAGCATAAGCGTTCTCCTGATAAGAATTGGAAACTGGGTTAGATATACGTCGATAGAGGCTTGGGTTCAACCGCCTCTATAATCTTTATACGTATGGGTATATGGAATGGATCAGTCGGGGTTATAAAAAGCCAAAAAAGTGCTTAATCTGCACAATAGTACTGTGCGGGAGATTAATCGCAGTAATCGCGATTAAGTACAGGAACAGATATTTGAACTCTTTGGGTAGTGCAAATTTTTCCATGGCCTTAGCCTTCCAAGGGTTTCTGTAATGCACGTAATATGGGCTCAAGAAAGGCTATTTTCAAGGTGTTTAGCGCATGTTTTACTTTCAAAACAAGCATGGAAGCAGCGGGTAAATTTAAGTGCAAAATCCCAAGTTAAATCAATGGATAGGGCGTCCCAGTTAAACTACGCTAGCGCAATATTTATGGGGAATCGATATGCGCCTTTGGCTGGTCACCACGTTTGCGAACACATCATGGGATGTGTATGCAAAAACCTGCCTGCAAAGTCTGAAGAATAATCTACCCGAAGGCGTGAAGATTTGCGTGGGGCTTGATGATGATACGCTGGAATTGCCGGTAAAGCAGTTGCTCAATACGCCATCGCATGACGGTAAATCCATCCATGAACATGGGATGTATGAAATCTATCCCGGCCGTTCACCAGACCACCAGAATTTTATCACGCAATTTGCAAAGCGCGACCACCCCACCGAATACCGCCTGCAAGCCGCGCGGTTTTGTCACAAAATTTTTGTGCTAAAGCGTGTGATGGAAAAGGCGATACTACTCGCTGAAACAATCCGCCCCACACATATCATCTGGTGGGATGCGGATGCACGCCTCACACGCCCTGTGAACCCTGAAGAAATCGAGGCTGTTATGCCAACGGGCGATGAAGCGGTGAGTTATCTGGGCCGCCGAGATTGGGATCATAGCGAATGCGGCTTCATGGGCTTTAATCTGGAAAAGGGCAAAGCGATTATCGACTTTATGCATGCCTATTATGTGCAGGGCTTGGTGTTCAGCCTGCCGCAATGGCATGACAGCTATCTATTCGACGTTGCGCGTAAAAATTATGAATGCAAAAATTTATCGGAAGGCGTGCCGGGCAATAATGTCTGGGCACAAACCGCGCTAGGTGAATTTTCTGAACACTGGAAAGGCGAAGCTGCCAAAGCACGCGGCAAGCCCATGACGGATGAAGAGTTATTTAAAAAATAGATTGGAAAAAATATGGAAAGCAACAATATAATTGATGCAATCATAGAAAGAATTATTAAAGCCAGCGAAATAAGTTTGAGCGATTACAAGAAGGGTACAATTCGAGGTGAAGAAGATTTTTCAAGCCAATTAATAGCAAACATTAAAAACAACATTAATCACATATCGCTCAATGAAAAAGCTGGTTGGGAAAATACAATATTAAACGCAAGAATTTTAGAAAAACATAAAGAAGAGAAGCCAATCGGAGCAGATATATTGATGATTTTCAATATTGATATGCCTGGTAAAAAAATAGAAAAAGGATTGCTTATTCAAGCTAAGCGGTTTGATCAACTAAACAAAACAACAAAAAATGAGGACTTAGCAGGTCAATGTGAAAGAATGCTACAAGCGTCATCTTCCTCTTTTGTGTTTATATACACTACAGACCGCATTGACGTTCATAGTGCACAGTCGGCATTTGCCTCAGAGGCTACTTTGAAAATGATGCAAACTAGAACTTTTAAGTCATTTCTTAATGACTTTCTGCATTGCTGGATTGGAGACATTCGTTTAAATGAAAAAGCTTATGTATCCAAAAATCTAGCCAGCATTTTGTTTCCAAACAACATTTTGTTCACCAGAGACGCCTCTTTCGGATTTATTCGTACCGATGACGCGGTTTTTACAAATTCAAAAAATAGCGTTGTTATTGAAGTAAAAAAAGGATCATAAAAAAGCCCGCTATTTAGCGGGCTTTTTAATTCGAGTTGGGTAGGGCTTAATTGGAAGCCTTATCTACCAATTTGTTCTTGGAAATCCACGGCATCATCGCGCGCAGCTTCTCGCCAACTTTTTCAATCGGGTGTTCTGCTTCGATCCTACGGATTGCCTTAAAGCTTGGCTGACCAGCTTTGTTTTCCAACATAAAGTCGCGAACAAAGCGACCGGATTGAATATCGGTCAATACGCGCTTCATTTCTGCCTTGGTTTCAGATGTCACGATGCGCGGGCCGGTAACGTAGTCACCATATTCCGCAGTGTTGGAAATGGAGTAACGCATATTGGCAATACCACCTTCGTAAATCAGGTCAACAATCAGCTTCACTTCATGCAAGCATTCGAAATATGCCATTTCAGGTGCATAGCCAGCTTCCACCAAGGTTTCAAACCCTGATTGGATAAGCTTGGTCAAACCGCCGCACAGTACTGCTTGTTCGCCGAACAAGTCGGTTTCGCATTCTTCACGGAAGTTGGTTTCGATAATGCCAGAACGACCGCCGCCAACCGCAGAAGCGTAGGAGAGGGCGAGTTCAAGCGCCTTACCAGATGGGTTCTGGTGAACTGCAACCAAGCATGGCACACCGCCACCTTTTTGGTATTCGCCGCGCACGGTGTGCCCGGGGCCCTTTGGCGCGATCATGAACACGTCCAAGTCTTTGCGTGGCTCAATCAGATTGAAGTGAATGTTGAGACCGTGCGCAAATGCAAGTGCCGCGCCTTGCTTAAGATTATCAGCAAGATGGTCGCGGTATAAATCGGCCTGCAATTCATCGGGAGTCAAAATCATCACCAGATCTGCAATCTTTGCAGCTTCAGCTGGCGCCATAACCTTGAAGCCAGCTTTTTCAGCTTTCACTGCGCTTCCGGAACCTGCACGTAATGCGATGATTACTTCTTTCACGCCGCTATCGCGCAGATTTTGCGCATGCGCATGGCCTTGGCTACCGTAACCGACAATCACAACCTTTTTCGATTTGATAAGGTTTACGTCAGCATCACGATCATAATAAACACGCATAGTAGTAGTCCTTCTGTTGGTTTGTAATTTTAGTGAGAATTAGAGAATTCTAGAAAATAGCCTTGGAACCGCGGGCAATGCCTACCACACCACTGCGGACAACTTCAATAAGGCCGAGCGGAGTGATGAGTTCAACGAAGTTATTGATTTCCTCGTTGGTGCCGCTGAATTCAAAAATGAAGGATTGCAGCGTTGCATCAATGGTTTTGGCATGAAATACATCGGCAATCCGCAGGGCTTCAATTCGCTTTTCCCCGGTGCTGTTAACTTTTAATAGCGCGGTTTCGCGCTCCAACATCGGGCCGGTCGAAGTCAAATCCACCACTTTGCGAACTGGCACTAGGCGGTTCAACTGCGCTTCAATCTGCTCCAGAATTTGTGGAATAGCCGATGAAACGATCGTGATACGGGAAATACCTTTTTCTTTATCAACATTCGCAACCGTCAGGCTGTCGATGTTGTAACCACGGCCGGAAAATAATCCTACCACGCGTGCCAGAACACCGGCTTCGTCATCTACGATTACGGAAAATACGTGGCGTTGAATTTGATCACTCATAATACAAAACTTTCTTCTTATTAAACCAGAACCAAACCTTCATCCGGTGTTTTGGATGAAATGTCCTGATCAGACGATAAAATCATTTCGTTGTGCGCCCTGCCTGATGGGATCATCGGATAGCAGTTTTCTTTTTCATCAACGCACACATCAACAATGCAGGGGCGGTCATTCACTGCCATCATTTGCTTGATAACGCCGTCCAATTCATCTGGCGTTTTAGCGCGAAGACCAACGCCGCCGAATGCTTCAGCAAGCTTAACAAAATCAGGCAATGCCGCTGTATAGCTTTCGGAATAGCGGCCGCCATGAATGAGTTCCTGCCATTGGCGAACCATGCCCATCCATTGATTGTTGAGGATGAAGATTTTAACCGGCAAACGGTACTGAACAGCGGTGCTCATTTCCTGAATGTTCATCAAAATCGATGCTTCGCCCGCAACGTCGATAACCAACTTACCTGGGTGAGCAAGCTGAACGCCGATTGCCGCTGGCAAACCGTAACCCATCGTGCCCAAACCGCCGGATGTCATCCAGTGATTGGGTTCATTAAAATGCAGAAATTGTGCTGCCCACATCTGGTGCTGGCCCACTTCCGTGGTGATGAAGGTCTCTACGCCCTTGGTCAATTCCCGAAGACGTTCTAATGCGTATTGCGGCTTGATGATGGTGTCAGACTTCTTATAAGACAGACATTTCTTAGCGCGCCATTCATTGATTTGTGCCCACCATTTGGCCAATGCATCCTTGTTTGGCTTATGCTTTTTGCTTTCCCAAACTTTTATCATTTGTTCAATAGCAACGCCTACATCGCCAACAATCGGAATATCGACAACAACGGTTTTGTTGATGGATGATGCATCAATATCCACATGAATTTTTTTCGAGTTTGGAGAGAATTCAGATAACTTTCCGGTCACGCGGTCATCAAAACGCGCGCCAAGATTGATCATGACATCGCAGCCATGCATCGCAAGATTTGCTTCGTAGGTTCCGTGCATGCCCAACATCCCCAAGAATTGCGGGTCGCTTGCAGGATATGCGCCAAGCCCCATCAACGTACTGGTCACAGGGTAACCGGTCATGCGCGCGAACTTACGCAACGCTTCGGATGCTTTGTCGCCGGAGTTGATGATACCACCACCTGTGTAGAAGATGGGGCGCTGCGCATCGGCAATTAACTCTACCGCGCGCTCAATCGCATCCAATTCCGGCATGGTTTTTGGCTGATAGGTTTTATGCGTGACCTGCGCAGGGGACAGATAATCGCCGGGAGTTAATTGAACATCCTTTGGAATATCAATAACTACGGGGCCTGGACGGCCTGAACGCGCTACGTGAAACGCTTCATGAATGGTGCGCGCAAGCTTATCTGCATCCTTCACCAAATAATTATGCTTGGTGCAGGGGCGGGTGATACCGGTTGTATCGCATTCTTGGAATGCGTCATTACCAATCAAATGGGTTGGCACTTGTCCGGTAAAGCAAACAAGCGGTATGGAGTCCAACAGCGCATCGGCTAAACCGGTTACTGCATTTGTTGCACCGGGGCCGGAGGTAACGAGCACAACGCCAACCTTACCTGTTGAACGCGCATAACCTTCGGCGGCATGAACCGCGCCGCCTTCTTGGCGAACCAAGATATGACGGATATCATTCTGCTTAAAAATAGCATCGTAAATTGGGAGCACAGCTCCGCCCGGATAACCAAAGACGG is from Alphaproteobacteria bacterium and encodes:
- a CDS encoding peroxiredoxin produces the protein MLTVGDKFPTFHLKGVVSTDLKTAFKDFNNASDKGKWKIVFFWPKDFTFVCPTEISAFGKLNKQFNERDAVVYGVSTDSEFVHHAWRTHHADLKDLPFPMLSDIKRELCNALGILDKEAGVALRATFIVDPDGTIQFASVNGLDVGRNVDEVLRVLDALQTGELCPCNWEKGDAVLKVG
- the ilvC gene encoding ketol-acid reductoisomerase, whose protein sequence is MRVYYDRDADVNLIKSKKVVIVGYGSQGHAHAQNLRDSGVKEVIIALRAGSGSAVKAEKAGFKVMAPAEAAKIADLVMILTPDELQADLYRDHLADNLKQGAALAFAHGLNIHFNLIEPRKDLDVFMIAPKGPGHTVRGEYQKGGGVPCLVAVHQNPSGKALELALSYASAVGGGRSGIIETNFREECETDLFGEQAVLCGGLTKLIQSGFETLVEAGYAPEMAYFECLHEVKLIVDLIYEGGIANMRYSISNTAEYGDYVTGPRIVTSETKAEMKRVLTDIQSGRFVRDFMLENKAGQPSFKAIRRIEAEHPIEKVGEKLRAMMPWISKNKLVDKASN
- the ilvN gene encoding acetolactate synthase small subunit, translated to MSDQIQRHVFSVIVDDEAGVLARVVGLFSGRGYNIDSLTVANVDKEKGISRITIVSSAIPQILEQIEAQLNRLVPVRKVVDLTSTGPMLERETALLKVNSTGEKRIEALRIADVFHAKTIDATLQSFIFEFSGTNEEINNFVELITPLGLIEVVRSGVVGIARGSKAIF
- a CDS encoding acetolactate synthase 3 large subunit gives rise to the protein MQDNAPTEKRAVNKINGADILVKALRDQGVDTVFGYPGGAVLPIYDAIFKQNDIRHILVRQEGGAVHAAEGYARSTGKVGVVLVTSGPGATNAVTGLADALLDSIPLVCFTGQVPTHLIGNDAFQECDTTGITRPCTKHNYLVKDADKLARTIHEAFHVARSGRPGPVVIDIPKDVQLTPGDYLSPAQVTHKTYQPKTMPELDAIERAVELIADAQRPIFYTGGGIINSGDKASEALRKFARMTGYPVTSTLMGLGAYPASDPQFLGMLGMHGTYEANLAMHGCDVMINLGARFDDRVTGKLSEFSPNSKKIHVDIDASSINKTVVVDIPIVGDVGVAIEQMIKVWESKKHKPNKDALAKWWAQINEWRAKKCLSYKKSDTIIKPQYALERLRELTKGVETFITTEVGQHQMWAAQFLHFNEPNHWMTSGGLGTMGYGLPAAIGVQLAHPGKLVIDVAGEASILMNIQEMSTAVQYRLPVKIFILNNQWMGMVRQWQELIHGGRYSESYTAALPDFVKLAEAFGGVGLRAKTPDELDGVIKQMMAVNDRPCIVDVCVDEKENCYPMIPSGRAHNEMILSSDQDISSKTPDEGLVLV